A single Chitinophagales bacterium DNA region contains:
- a CDS encoding DUF5606 domain-containing protein gives MSACLARFDCMVFPANFKQTYNITDFPSINENPSIIRTFVLQIKNMNLKEIVAVSGLGGLFKIQANRSDGLIVQGFDEDKSKFLSSRKHVFTPLEGITVYTQTDNEELADIFLKMKELKESNPIPDAKKSKPEELKSYFRSIVPDYDEDRVYVSDIKKLVKWFEILDKEGLVVKTDTPKEEKEAPKKEAKKTPPKKAGSKKETAKPKSTAAKKPATKSKVKK, from the coding sequence TTGAGTGCGTGTCTCGCGCGTTTTGATTGTATGGTTTTTCCTGCAAATTTCAAGCAAACATACAACATCACAGATTTTCCATCAATAAATGAGAATCCATCAATTATTCGTACTTTTGTGCTTCAAATCAAGAATATGAATTTAAAAGAAATAGTAGCTGTAAGTGGTTTGGGCGGACTGTTTAAAATCCAGGCCAACAGATCCGATGGATTAATTGTACAGGGATTTGATGAAGACAAATCAAAATTCCTTTCGAGCAGAAAACACGTATTCACTCCGTTGGAAGGAATTACGGTTTATACCCAAACCGACAATGAAGAACTGGCAGATATTTTTCTGAAAATGAAAGAATTAAAAGAAAGCAATCCCATTCCCGATGCAAAAAAATCCAAGCCGGAAGAACTGAAAAGCTATTTTAGATCAATAGTACCGGATTATGATGAAGATCGGGTATATGTCAGCGATATCAAAAAGCTGGTGAAATGGTTTGAAATTTTGGACAAAGAAGGCCTGGTAGTTAAAACTGATACCCCTAAAGAAGAAAAAGAAGCTCCAAAGAAAGAGGCGAAAAAAACACCCCCAAAAAAAGCTGGTAGCAAAAAAGAAACTGCTAAGCCAAAATCCACAGCAGCAAAAAAACCAGCTACTAAATCAAAAGTGAAAAAATAG
- the uvrB gene encoding excinuclease ABC subunit UvrB, whose protein sequence is MDFKLVSSYKPTGDQPNAISQLVEAMSSGDKAQTLLGVTGSGKTFTVANVIQEVQKPTLVLSHNKTLVAQLYGELKQFFPDNAVEYFVSYYDYYQPEAYIASRDTYIEKDLSINAEVEKLRLKTTSSLLSGRRDIIVVASVSCIYGMGNPVEYKDRVIRLSRGDTISRNALLYQLVDGLYSRSEGEFNRGNFRVKGDIVDIFLPYADYAYRLIFFGDEIEEIEQFDPETGDTMQEMDDIAIFPANLYIGPKDRMGQVLDEIMLEKQAQVDYFRDIGKPLEAKRLEERVNFDVEMIKELGYCSGIENYSRFLDQRHRGDRPFCLLDYFPDDYLMVVDESHVTIPQIGAMYGGDRARKMNLVEYGFRLPSALDNRPLNFEEFETMINQVIYVSATPADYELNDSGGVIVEQVVRPTGLLDPPIEVRPSLNQIDDLLDEIDETIKKGFRVLTTTLTKRMAEELTKYLSNIRVKTRYIHSEVDTMERVEILRDLRLGVFDVLVGVNLLREGLDLPEVALVAILDADKEGFLRSERSLTQIAGRAARNSEGKVIMYADRITKSMQRTIDETNRRREKQLKYNEEHNITPITVSKTREEIYKQSAILDIRKQKDEGYAVPETDHPNIAADPVVQYMNEEKLKKLIENTRKKMLKASKKMEFLEAAQLRDEMYQLQLLYKEKFETNEA, encoded by the coding sequence ATGGATTTTAAGTTAGTTTCTTCATATAAACCCACAGGCGATCAGCCCAATGCAATCAGTCAACTGGTAGAGGCGATGAGCTCAGGCGATAAGGCGCAAACCCTGCTTGGTGTTACTGGTTCCGGTAAAACTTTCACCGTAGCGAATGTAATACAGGAAGTACAAAAACCCACGCTGGTACTGAGTCATAACAAGACTCTTGTTGCGCAGCTTTACGGAGAACTGAAACAATTTTTTCCCGACAATGCTGTTGAATATTTTGTTTCCTATTATGATTATTACCAGCCTGAGGCCTATATTGCCAGCAGAGACACATATATTGAAAAGGACCTTTCTATCAATGCTGAGGTAGAAAAATTGCGCCTGAAAACCACTTCCAGTTTACTATCCGGTCGAAGAGACATTATTGTTGTGGCTTCGGTTTCCTGCATTTACGGCATGGGCAATCCTGTAGAATATAAAGACCGAGTAATAAGGCTTTCCAGGGGCGATACAATCAGCAGAAATGCATTGCTCTATCAATTGGTGGATGGGCTGTACTCAAGAAGTGAGGGAGAGTTTAATCGGGGCAATTTCAGGGTAAAAGGTGATATTGTAGATATCTTTTTGCCTTATGCAGATTATGCTTATCGGCTGATATTTTTTGGTGATGAAATTGAAGAAATAGAACAATTTGATCCGGAGACCGGAGATACCATGCAGGAAATGGATGATATCGCTATTTTTCCAGCCAATCTTTATATCGGGCCAAAGGACAGAATGGGGCAGGTTTTGGATGAGATTATGCTGGAAAAGCAGGCACAAGTGGATTATTTCAGGGATATAGGAAAACCGCTGGAGGCCAAACGACTGGAAGAAAGGGTGAATTTTGATGTGGAAATGATCAAAGAGCTGGGCTATTGTTCAGGCATTGAAAATTATTCACGTTTTTTAGATCAAAGACATAGAGGCGATCGTCCCTTTTGTTTGCTGGATTATTTCCCGGATGATTATTTGATGGTTGTAGATGAAAGCCATGTAACGATTCCACAGATTGGTGCTATGTACGGGGGAGACCGGGCCAGAAAGATGAACCTGGTAGAATACGGTTTCAGATTGCCTTCTGCGCTGGACAACCGACCCTTGAATTTTGAGGAATTTGAGACGATGATCAATCAGGTGATTTATGTGAGTGCAACACCTGCCGACTATGAATTGAATGACTCCGGAGGTGTAATTGTTGAACAGGTGGTTCGTCCCACAGGTTTGCTTGATCCTCCAATTGAAGTTCGTCCGAGTTTGAATCAAATTGATGACCTGCTGGATGAAATTGATGAAACCATTAAAAAAGGTTTTCGCGTATTGACTACTACTTTGACCAAACGCATGGCAGAAGAGCTGACAAAATACCTCAGCAATATTAGGGTCAAAACACGATACATCCACTCAGAGGTAGATACCATGGAGCGTGTGGAAATATTGCGCGATTTGCGTTTGGGTGTTTTTGATGTATTGGTTGGCGTGAATTTACTCAGGGAAGGATTGGATTTACCTGAAGTGGCCCTGGTTGCAATTCTCGATGCCGATAAGGAAGGATTTTTGAGATCTGAACGTTCATTAACCCAGATTGCCGGACGTGCTGCAAGAAACTCTGAAGGGAAGGTAATTATGTATGCCGACAGAATTACAAAATCAATGCAACGCACTATCGATGAGACAAACAGGCGCAGGGAAAAACAATTGAAATACAATGAAGAACACAATATTACTCCAATAACAGTGAGTAAAACCCGAGAGGAGATTTACAAACAATCGGCTATTTTAGATATTAGAAAACAAAAAGATGAGGGCTATGCGGTTCCTGAAACAGATCACCCCAATATAGCAGCAGATCCTGTGGTTCAGTATATGAATGAGGAAAAGTTGAAAAAACTAATTGAAAATACACGTAAAAAAATGCTCAAGGCCTCTAAAAAAATGGAATTTCTCGAAGCAGCCCAGTTGCGGGATGAGATGTATCAGTTGCAATTACTTTACAAAGAAAAATTCGAAACAAATGAAGCATAA
- a CDS encoding T9SS type A sorting domain-containing protein, with translation MKHKFLMTVAIVMALFSFTPLAAQDFEYKTQRVTIPKGTAVQPKLIKKDFQPKLEEVAPPPGGKALQQWLIEQKKLIPQQERKKNNNSKKNSEGRSSGNVAQPILHFSAEGNFENFGIPCDNDIAISNNGILLSVINSNIMAYDSEDDTLLFSVSLEAFADTLGLTANMYDPKAIYDPLEDRFIMVWLSGTTDSTSNIVVAFSTDADPREPWHLYALPGDPVQDGTWSDFPSVAITENELFISINALINDTFSTSQIDRWKFLFKETGLWQINKASGYTGQNLDSRYWNDFYFDNKAIRNLYPVKGGVEIKGPDIFFLSNRSFELENDTIYLAYLNAELDNPGVSLSLEVLKANPAYGLPPDAVQYNGRFLQTNDARVLGGFMENGKIHYVQNTVHPDSGTATVYHGIVHDIYSNNPTIEGHIFKEGSMEFGYPNISFTGLNTYDEQAIISFNHVSRDTFAGFSALFYKAGVGYSDRLSIKTGSGSIGALSDTYSRWGDYTGSQRKFDEPGKVWLAGYYALSGALGGRNRAWIAGVQSPDSSFNVGVNEAIENKPFVKVFPNPVSERFNVEFELNKSQKIQIALFDIQGKLMHIFWEDGVKQGKHNFSFSLRDLSSGQYIIQAKGSDGRQIFSEKIIHY, from the coding sequence ATGAAGCATAAATTTCTAATGACTGTTGCCATAGTTATGGCACTGTTTAGCTTTACGCCATTGGCTGCACAGGATTTTGAATACAAAACCCAAAGAGTTACCATTCCCAAAGGAACGGCAGTTCAGCCCAAATTGATCAAAAAGGATTTTCAGCCCAAGCTGGAAGAAGTCGCTCCTCCTCCGGGGGGAAAAGCTCTGCAGCAATGGCTGATTGAGCAGAAAAAATTGATCCCACAGCAAGAGCGGAAAAAGAACAATAATTCAAAGAAAAACAGTGAAGGACGCAGCAGTGGAAATGTGGCACAACCTATTTTGCATTTTTCAGCAGAAGGAAATTTTGAAAATTTTGGAATCCCTTGCGACAATGACATTGCCATTTCCAATAATGGGATTTTACTTTCTGTGATCAATTCCAATATTATGGCCTATGATTCGGAAGATGATACTTTGCTTTTTTCGGTTTCATTGGAAGCATTTGCCGATACGCTTGGGCTTACCGCAAATATGTACGACCCCAAAGCCATTTACGATCCCCTTGAAGATCGTTTTATTATGGTTTGGCTTAGCGGCACCACCGACAGCACCAGCAATATTGTGGTGGCCTTTTCTACAGATGCTGATCCGCGCGAGCCCTGGCATTTATATGCATTGCCAGGTGATCCGGTTCAGGATGGCACCTGGTCTGATTTTCCTTCCGTAGCCATTACTGAAAATGAGTTGTTTATCAGTATCAATGCACTAATTAATGATACATTTTCCACTAGTCAAATTGACAGATGGAAATTTCTTTTTAAAGAAACCGGGCTTTGGCAAATCAACAAAGCAAGTGGCTACACAGGTCAAAATTTAGACTCTCGCTACTGGAATGATTTTTATTTCGACAACAAGGCCATCAGAAATCTTTACCCGGTAAAAGGCGGTGTTGAAATCAAAGGACCTGATATTTTCTTTTTGTCCAATCGCAGTTTTGAGTTGGAGAATGACACGATTTACCTGGCTTATCTCAATGCGGAATTGGACAACCCCGGAGTTTCACTAAGTTTGGAAGTGCTCAAAGCCAATCCGGCTTATGGTTTGCCACCCGATGCAGTGCAGTACAACGGCCGATTTTTACAAACTAATGATGCACGGGTTTTAGGGGGATTTATGGAAAATGGGAAAATCCATTATGTGCAAAACACAGTGCATCCTGATTCCGGAACCGCAACAGTTTATCACGGAATCGTTCATGACATTTACAGCAATAACCCCACCATTGAAGGGCATATTTTCAAGGAAGGCAGCATGGAATTTGGCTATCCCAATATCAGTTTTACGGGTTTGAATACATATGATGAACAGGCAATAATCAGTTTCAATCATGTTTCAAGGGACACTTTTGCCGGATTCTCTGCTTTGTTTTACAAAGCCGGTGTTGGCTATTCTGATCGCCTGAGTATAAAAACGGGTAGCGGAAGTATTGGTGCTCTTTCTGATACCTATTCTCGTTGGGGAGACTATACCGGTTCTCAGCGAAAATTCGATGAACCCGGGAAAGTATGGCTTGCAGGCTATTATGCACTGAGTGGTGCTTTGGGAGGGAGAAATCGCGCCTGGATTGCCGGTGTACAAAGTCCCGATTCCTCATTCAATGTTGGGGTAAATGAAGCGATTGAAAACAAACCCTTTGTAAAGGTATTTCCCAATCCTGTAAGTGAGCGATTCAATGTTGAGTTTGAACTCAATAAATCACAAAAAATACAAATTGCGCTGTTTGATATTCAGGGAAAATTGATGCACATTTTCTGGGAAGATGGGGTGAAACAGGGCAAACACAATTTTTCTTTTTCCTTAAGAGACCTGTCATCAGGTCAATACATTATTCAGGCAAAGGGCTCAGATGGGCGACAAATATTTTCCGAAAAGATCATTCATTACTAA